One Burkholderiales bacterium genomic region harbors:
- a CDS encoding polyprenyl synthetase family protein, whose protein sequence is MVALPGSRRPVPENAAVDIFRIDSLQAIRRFIADDMTAVDRVIRARLYSEVALIREVAEHIVGSGGKRLRPALVILAAGAFGYRGKFHHELAAVVEFIHTATLLHDDVVDASELRRGQLTANSLFGNPASVLVGDFLYSRAFQMMLAVDNPRVMRELADATNIIAEGEVLQLLNCRNASIDEQSYLQVIRFKTAKLFEAAMRLGAILGAATRADEDRVALYGMHLGTAFQLIDDVLDYSGDHVETGKNLGDDLAEGKPTLPLIYAMQNGTPAQAEFVRHAIESSGRNDFQQVLEAIYETRALDYARAQALVESHMAAAAIATLPHSNYKDCLLHLADFAVTRTH, encoded by the coding sequence ATGGTTGCTCTCCCCGGCTCTCGTCGTCCCGTGCCCGAAAACGCCGCAGTTGACATCTTCAGGATAGATTCCCTGCAAGCGATTCGCCGCTTCATAGCGGACGATATGACGGCGGTCGACCGTGTCATCCGGGCGCGCCTGTACTCGGAAGTCGCGCTGATTCGCGAGGTAGCCGAGCACATCGTGGGCAGCGGCGGCAAGCGCCTGCGTCCCGCGCTCGTCATTCTTGCCGCGGGCGCGTTCGGTTATCGGGGCAAATTCCACCACGAACTCGCGGCCGTCGTCGAATTCATACATACCGCGACCTTGCTGCACGACGATGTCGTCGATGCGTCCGAACTCCGCCGCGGCCAGCTTACCGCCAATTCCCTGTTCGGCAATCCGGCCAGCGTGCTGGTCGGCGACTTCCTGTATTCGCGCGCGTTCCAGATGATGCTGGCGGTCGACAATCCGCGCGTCATGCGGGAATTGGCCGATGCGACCAACATCATCGCCGAAGGCGAGGTATTGCAGTTGTTGAATTGCCGGAATGCCTCGATCGACGAGCAAAGCTACCTTCAGGTCATCCGTTTCAAGACCGCGAAGCTGTTCGAAGCCGCGATGCGCCTGGGCGCGATCCTCGGCGCTGCGACACGCGCCGATGAAGATCGCGTGGCGCTGTACGGCATGCATCTCGGCACCGCCTTCCAGTTGATCGACGACGTGCTCGATTACTCGGGCGATCACGTTGAGACGGGCAAAAATCTCGGAGATGATCTCGCCGAGGGTAAGCCTACGCTGCCCTTGATTTACGCGATGCAGAACGGCACGCCGGCGCAGGCCGAATTCGTGCGGCACGCGATAGAAAGCAGCGGGCGCAATGATTTCCAGCAGGTGCTCGAGGCGATTTACGAGACACGGGCGCTCGATTATGCGCGCGCCCAGGCGCTTGTCGAATCGCACATGGCAGCGGCCGCGATCGCCACCCTGCCGCATTCTAATTACAAGGATTGTTTGCTACACTTGGCGGACTTTGCAGTCACGCGGACGCATTGA
- the obgE gene encoding GTPase ObgE, protein MKFIDEAVIEVIAGKGGDGSASFRREKYIPRGGPDGGDGGQGGSVYAIADRNINTLVEYRYARIHRAKNGERGRGADCYGKSGDDIVLRFPVGTVITDHTSGEPIADLAQHGEQALLAKGGAKGLGNLHFKSSTNRAPRQTTPGQAGETRMLRLELKVLADVGLLGLPNAGKSTFIRAVSAARPKVADYPFTTLHPNLGVVRVDYDKSFVIADIPGLIEGAAEGAGLGHQFLRHLARTRLLLHLVDIAPFDESDPVADAHTVVEELRKYDEALYRKARWLLLNKVDLIAADERQRRVDDFLERYGSAQKSFIISALTGEGCRELVFAIMEHLEQQKNAGESQGSIEAAASISTPMSLP, encoded by the coding sequence ATGAAGTTTATCGACGAAGCCGTAATCGAAGTTATCGCCGGCAAAGGCGGCGATGGCTCGGCGAGTTTCAGGCGCGAGAAATATATCCCCAGAGGCGGACCCGATGGCGGCGATGGCGGCCAGGGCGGCAGCGTCTACGCCATTGCGGATCGCAATATCAATACCTTGGTCGAATACCGTTACGCGCGAATCCACCGGGCCAAAAACGGCGAGCGCGGGCGCGGCGCCGACTGCTACGGCAAGAGTGGCGATGACATTGTCCTGCGCTTTCCTGTCGGCACGGTCATCACCGATCACACCAGCGGCGAACCGATCGCCGATCTGGCGCAGCACGGCGAGCAGGCCCTGCTGGCTAAAGGCGGCGCCAAGGGGCTCGGCAATCTGCATTTCAAATCCAGCACGAATCGCGCGCCGCGCCAAACCACGCCCGGGCAGGCCGGCGAAACGCGTATGCTTCGCCTCGAGCTCAAGGTACTGGCCGATGTCGGCCTGCTCGGCCTGCCCAACGCCGGCAAATCGACCTTTATCAGGGCGGTTTCTGCGGCGCGTCCCAAGGTAGCCGACTACCCATTCACAACCCTGCATCCAAACCTCGGCGTGGTCCGCGTCGATTACGACAAAAGCTTCGTGATTGCCGATATCCCCGGTTTGATCGAGGGCGCCGCCGAGGGCGCCGGGCTCGGCCACCAGTTTCTGCGCCATCTCGCCCGCACGCGGCTCTTGCTGCATCTGGTCGATATCGCGCCGTTCGACGAATCGGACCCGGTCGCCGATGCGCACACGGTCGTCGAAGAGTTGCGTAAGTATGACGAGGCCCTGTATCGAAAAGCGCGCTGGCTGCTGCTGAACAAGGTCGATCTTATCGCGGCGGACGAACGCCAGCGCCGCGTCGACGATTTCCTCGAGCGCTATGGCTCGGCGCAGAAAAGCTTCATTATTTCCGCATTGACCGGCGAAGGTTGCCGCGAGCTGGTTTTCGCTATCATGGAACATCTCGAGCAGCAGAAAAACGCGGGCGAAAGCCAGGGCAGCATCGAAGCGGCAGCATCCATCTCGACCCCGATGAGCCTTCCATGA
- the rplU gene encoding 50S ribosomal protein L21, with protein MYAVIKSGGKQYRVVSGEKLKVETISQEVGAAIVLDQILMVADGDKLSFGNPLVSGATIKATVISHGRGEKIKIFKMRRRKHYRKTQGHRQNYTEIQIDSISAEQG; from the coding sequence ATGTACGCGGTGATAAAAAGCGGTGGCAAGCAATACCGCGTCGTTTCCGGTGAAAAACTGAAGGTCGAAACAATCTCGCAGGAAGTCGGTGCTGCGATCGTGCTCGATCAGATTCTGATGGTCGCCGACGGCGACAAGCTGTCTTTCGGCAATCCGCTGGTTTCCGGCGCAACCATCAAGGCGACGGTTATATCGCACGGCCGCGGCGAGAAGATAAAAATCTTTAAAATGCGCCGGCGCAAGCACTATCGCAAGACGCAAGGGCATCGCCAGAATTACACCGAAATCCAGATCGACAGCATTTCGGCCGAGCAAGGATAA
- a CDS encoding preprotein translocase subunit YajC: MKLLLLVAGFLLVYWVLKAYGRGLRKPDPSQSAQQVSGEDMVRCSHCGVHLPRSESISAQGQSFCSEEHRRLH, translated from the coding sequence ATGAAGCTTCTGTTGCTGGTCGCTGGTTTTCTGCTGGTTTACTGGGTGTTGAAAGCCTACGGCAGGGGATTGCGGAAGCCCGATCCGTCGCAATCCGCGCAACAGGTCAGCGGCGAAGACATGGTGCGTTGCAGCCACTGCGGCGTTCACCTTCCGAGAAGCGAAAGCATATCGGCGCAGGGGCAGTCGTTTTGCTCCGAAGAGCACCGGCGCCTGCATTAA
- a CDS encoding two-component sensor histidine kinase, with protein sequence MAKSSTLHPLDLAAPAIPQIDPQTDSYWRSLSYFNTYRLLVAALLFLGAVMFDDVVSFGSRNSALFLSASITYLMLGVASLIACRVRQPRLDFQLSVLISADIAIIVTMMFASGGITSGLGLLLLASLAAAGLISRGRLALFHAALASLVVLFEHTYEVWFLDGSSSLYIQAGLLSTGYFATAWLAYNLAKYAVASEELAEQRGIDLANMAQVNQLVIQDMHDGVLVVDELGVIRQFNVQAERLLGSVANLRGAAMLEDYSPALAERLQLWREKPEARPQPMRTMLSQAPISARFIPIGKSRHQGAVIFMEDLSRVQSQAQQLKLAALGRLTANIAHEIRNPLSAINHATELLQEEPGASPTQARLLCIIHDNVQRLERMVHEVLKLNWRDRAHRENFLVGDYLRTFVEQFCQIEKIADTIFKLELETGLVVNFDRSHLNQVMWNLCRNALRYCGRHDASIRLITHAARRDAVKLHVIDDGPGVDEALRHQLFEPFFTTAASGTGLGLSIAREVCEANNATLDYVPSDVGAHFMISCEGA encoded by the coding sequence ATGGCGAAGTCGTCGACGCTGCATCCGCTGGACCTGGCCGCTCCGGCCATTCCGCAAATCGATCCGCAGACCGATTCGTACTGGCGATCGCTCAGTTATTTCAATACCTATCGTCTGCTCGTCGCGGCGCTGTTGTTTCTTGGCGCGGTGATGTTCGACGACGTCGTTTCGTTCGGATCCCGCAACTCGGCGCTGTTTCTATCCGCCAGCATCACTTATCTGATGCTGGGCGTCGCCAGCCTGATCGCGTGCCGCGTGCGCCAACCGCGGCTCGATTTTCAGCTCAGCGTGCTGATCAGCGCCGATATCGCCATCATCGTCACAATGATGTTCGCAAGCGGCGGCATCACCAGCGGGCTGGGACTTTTGCTGCTCGCGTCGCTGGCCGCTGCCGGCTTGATCAGCCGCGGCCGGCTCGCGTTATTTCACGCCGCGCTCGCCAGCCTTGTCGTGCTGTTCGAACATACCTACGAGGTGTGGTTTCTGGACGGCAGCAGTTCCCTTTATATCCAGGCCGGGCTCCTCAGCACCGGCTACTTCGCGACCGCCTGGCTGGCTTACAATCTGGCCAAATACGCGGTTGCCAGCGAGGAGTTGGCGGAACAGCGCGGCATCGATCTGGCGAACATGGCGCAGGTCAATCAACTGGTTATCCAGGACATGCACGACGGCGTGCTGGTTGTCGATGAGCTCGGCGTGATCCGGCAGTTCAACGTTCAGGCTGAACGCTTGCTCGGTTCGGTTGCGAATTTGCGCGGCGCTGCGATGCTCGAAGACTATTCGCCGGCGCTCGCCGAGCGCCTGCAACTCTGGCGCGAAAAGCCCGAGGCCCGGCCTCAGCCCATGCGCACCATGCTGTCGCAAGCGCCGATTTCGGCACGCTTCATTCCGATTGGAAAAAGCCGCCACCAGGGCGCGGTTATTTTTATGGAAGACTTGAGTCGCGTGCAAAGCCAGGCGCAGCAATTGAAGCTGGCGGCGCTCGGACGGCTCACCGCCAATATCGCGCACGAGATTCGTAATCCGCTCAGCGCCATCAATCATGCGACCGAACTGCTGCAGGAGGAGCCGGGCGCCTCGCCCACCCAGGCGCGCTTGCTCTGCATCATTCACGACAACGTGCAGCGGCTCGAGCGCATGGTGCACGAAGTGCTTAAACTGAACTGGCGCGACCGCGCGCACCGCGAAAATTTTCTGGTCGGCGACTACCTGCGCACCTTTGTCGAACAGTTTTGCCAGATCGAAAAAATTGCCGATACGATTTTCAAGCTCGAGCTGGAGACGGGGCTGGTCGTCAACTTCGACCGCAGTCACTTGAATCAGGTGATGTGGAATCTCTGCCGCAACGCGCTGCGTTATTGCGGGCGTCACGACGCCAGCATACGTTTGATCACCCACGCCGCGCGGCGTGATGCGGTAAAATTACACGTTATCGACGACGGCCCCGGGGTTGACGAAGCCTTGCGACACCAGTTGTTCGAACCGTTCTTCACCACTGCCGCAAGCGGCACCGGCCTCGGGCTGTCGATTGCGCGCGAAGTGTGTGAAGCCAACAATGCGACACTCGATTACGTGCCTTCGGACGTCGGCGCGCATTTCATGATTTCTTGCGAGGGAGCGTGA
- the rpmA gene encoding 50S ribosomal protein L27 codes for MAHKKAGGSSRNGRDSNPKMLGVKAYGGELIPAGSIIIRQRGTKVHAGGNVGMGKDHTLFAKIDGKVEFSVKGGQKRKVVSIVPA; via the coding sequence ATGGCACACAAGAAAGCCGGTGGAAGTTCGCGCAACGGCCGCGATTCCAATCCGAAGATGCTCGGCGTCAAGGCCTACGGCGGCGAGTTGATCCCCGCAGGCAGCATCATCATTCGCCAGCGCGGGACCAAGGTTCACGCGGGCGGCAATGTTGGCATGGGCAAGGACCATACGCTATTCGCGAAAATCGATGGCAAAGTCGAGTTCTCGGTCAAAGGCGGGCAAAAGCGCAAGGTCGTGAGCATCGTGCCGGCCTGA